Proteins from one Desulfovibrio sp. genomic window:
- a CDS encoding aspartate ammonia-lyase: MVDTRSGGASGQYRLESDSLGEMQVPAGVLYGVQTLRAIHNFPITGVRISHYPEFIKALAAIKKAAALANHRMELLDSERMDAICRACDLLMAGKHRGHFRVDVIQGGAGTSSNMNANEVIANLGLELMGKRRGDYQFLHPNNHVNLSQSTNDVYPSAIRLTLVIMGQALHKAMGRLSQALEEKGREFAHVIKIGRTQLQDAVPMTLGQEFKAWGIMVEEDRQRLLEALDLVREINLGGTAIGTGINAPPEYAPLVVALLNQVSGQGMLLAENLVEATQDTGAYVQFSGVLKRTAVKLSKICNDLRLLSSGPRCGLGEIRLPKMAPGSSIMPGKVNPIIPEVVNQIAFQVIGSDLTVTMAAEAGQLELNAMEPVLAHNLFNSLMLLRRGCVVLADKCIKGIEADEERCRRNVEQSLGLATALCPYVGYDTAAKVAQHAARENLTVQEAAKTLLGWDDAKLGDVLNPEHMLRPSQPNREYVCFTSDRPGTQASTSGKEE; the protein is encoded by the coding sequence ATGGTCGACACACGTTCCGGCGGCGCGTCAGGACAGTACCGCCTGGAATCCGACTCCCTGGGCGAGATGCAGGTCCCTGCGGGCGTGCTCTATGGGGTCCAGACCTTGCGGGCCATCCACAACTTCCCCATAACCGGGGTGCGCATCTCCCACTACCCTGAGTTCATCAAGGCTCTGGCCGCCATCAAGAAGGCGGCGGCCCTGGCCAACCACAGGATGGAGCTTCTGGACTCCGAACGCATGGACGCGATCTGCCGGGCCTGCGATCTGCTCATGGCCGGCAAGCATCGGGGACATTTCCGGGTGGACGTGATCCAGGGCGGGGCAGGGACGTCCAGCAACATGAACGCCAACGAGGTTATCGCCAACCTGGGCCTGGAGCTCATGGGCAAAAGGCGCGGCGACTACCAGTTTTTGCATCCCAACAACCACGTCAACCTCTCCCAGTCCACCAACGACGTCTATCCCTCGGCCATCAGGCTCACCTTGGTGATCATGGGCCAGGCCCTGCACAAGGCCATGGGGCGTCTGAGCCAGGCCTTGGAGGAAAAAGGGCGGGAATTCGCCCATGTGATAAAGATCGGGCGTACTCAGCTCCAGGACGCCGTGCCCATGACCCTGGGCCAGGAGTTCAAAGCCTGGGGTATCATGGTGGAGGAAGATCGCCAGCGCCTGCTCGAAGCCCTGGACCTGGTCCGGGAGATCAACCTGGGCGGCACGGCTATCGGCACGGGTATCAACGCCCCGCCCGAGTATGCCCCCTTGGTGGTGGCCCTCCTAAACCAAGTGAGCGGCCAGGGCATGCTTCTGGCCGAAAATCTGGTGGAGGCCACCCAGGACACGGGCGCATACGTGCAGTTTTCCGGGGTGCTCAAGCGTACGGCCGTGAAGCTTTCCAAAATATGCAACGACCTGCGGCTGTTGTCCTCCGGCCCGCGCTGCGGCCTGGGCGAGATTCGTCTGCCCAAGATGGCCCCGGGCTCGTCCATCATGCCTGGCAAAGTGAACCCCATCATTCCCGAGGTGGTCAACCAGATCGCCTTCCAGGTGATCGGCTCTGACCTGACCGTGACCATGGCCGCCGAGGCCGGGCAGCTTGAACTGAACGCCATGGAACCGGTGCTGGCCCACAACCTGTTCAATTCGCTCATGCTCCTTCGCCGGGGCTGCGTGGTGCTGGCTGACAAATGCATTAAGGGCATAGAGGCCGACGAGGAACGCTGCCGCCGCAACGTGGAGCAGAGCCTGGGGCTTGCCACGGCCCTGTGCCCCTACGTCGGGTACGACACTGCGGCCAAAGTGGCCCAACACGCTGCCCGGGAGAACCTCACGGTGCAGGAAGCGGCCAAGACGCTTTTGGGATGGGATGACGCAAAACTTGGCGATGTTTTGAATCCCGAGCACATGCTGCGTCCCTCTCAGCCGAATCGCGAATACGTCTGTTTCACTTCGGACCGCCCTGGGACCCAGGCCTCCACGAGCGGCAAGGAAGAATAA
- a CDS encoding ABC transporter ATP-binding protein — translation MLKITDLHVHYGGIHALKGVSLEVPQGKIVTLIGANGAGKSSTLRAIAGLVKNKKGSITYSGKDIGAMNPVDIVKSGIVMSPEGRRIFPHLSVYENLMLGAYSRSDKDGIAKDLEWVYELFPRMRERMQQRGGTLSGGEQQMLAVGRALMSAPEVVMLDEPSLGLAPLLVRDVFEIIKTINQKGMTVLLVEQNAYAALKVAHYAYVLETGTIVLQGTGEELCTDKRVCEAYLGG, via the coding sequence ATGCTTAAGATCACCGACCTCCATGTGCATTACGGGGGCATCCACGCCTTGAAGGGCGTCAGCCTGGAAGTGCCGCAAGGAAAGATCGTCACCCTGATCGGGGCCAACGGCGCTGGAAAATCCAGCACGCTTCGGGCCATCGCCGGACTCGTGAAGAACAAGAAGGGGTCCATCACCTACAGCGGCAAGGACATCGGGGCCATGAACCCGGTGGATATCGTGAAGTCAGGCATTGTCATGTCTCCGGAGGGGCGGCGCATTTTCCCCCATCTCTCGGTGTACGAGAACCTCATGCTTGGGGCCTACAGCCGAAGCGACAAGGACGGCATCGCAAAGGACTTGGAATGGGTGTACGAGCTTTTCCCCCGCATGCGCGAGCGCATGCAGCAGCGGGGCGGCACGCTCTCGGGCGGCGAGCAGCAGATGCTGGCCGTGGGCCGCGCGCTCATGAGCGCTCCCGAAGTGGTCATGCTGGATGAGCCGAGCCTTGGCCTGGCGCCGCTTCTGGTCCGGGACGTGTTCGAGATCATAAAGACCATCAACCAGAAGGGCATGACCGTGCTGCTCGTGGAGCAGAACGCCTACGCCGCTCTCAAGGTGGCCCATTACGCCTACGTGCTGGAGACAGGTACCATCGTGCTGCAGGGAACCGGCGAGGAACTCTGCACCGACAAGCGCGTCTGCGAAGCCTATCTGGGAGGATAA
- a CDS encoding ABC transporter ATP-binding protein yields the protein MSKDIILEVKGLTMRFGGLTAVNGFTASLHQGSITGLIGPNGAGKTTCFNMITGFYKPTEGRSFYMGQEMTGLPPYLVCKQGIARTFQNIRLFGNETVLENVMIGGHLRQKTSWIQAVFFTPAYLKEDKAMRKRAMELLEVVGLGHLADEQANSLPYGAQRRLEIARALATQPGLLLLDEPAAGMNPQETQELIRFIRDIRDQFGLTVFLIEHDMKLVMEICEHMWVLDYGVTIAEGAPEAIKSNPKVIEAYLGEEVHIDA from the coding sequence ATGAGTAAGGACATCATCTTAGAGGTCAAGGGCCTGACCATGCGCTTCGGCGGCCTCACTGCGGTCAATGGATTTACGGCCTCGCTGCACCAGGGCAGCATCACCGGGCTCATCGGGCCCAACGGGGCAGGTAAGACCACCTGCTTCAACATGATCACCGGATTCTACAAGCCTACGGAAGGCCGTTCCTTCTATATGGGCCAGGAGATGACCGGGCTGCCCCCGTACCTGGTCTGCAAACAGGGCATAGCCCGCACCTTCCAGAACATCCGCCTCTTCGGCAACGAGACCGTGCTTGAGAACGTGATGATCGGCGGCCACCTGCGCCAGAAAACCAGCTGGATCCAGGCCGTATTTTTCACTCCCGCCTACTTGAAGGAAGACAAGGCCATGCGCAAGCGCGCCATGGAGCTTCTGGAAGTGGTGGGGCTTGGCCATCTGGCTGACGAGCAGGCCAACAGCCTTCCCTACGGGGCCCAGCGCAGGCTGGAGATCGCCCGGGCCCTGGCAACCCAACCAGGCCTTCTCCTCCTGGACGAACCGGCCGCGGGCATGAACCCCCAGGAAACCCAGGAACTTATCCGGTTCATAAGAGACATCCGGGACCAGTTCGGGCTTACCGTGTTTCTCATCGAGCACGACATGAAACTGGTCATGGAGATTTGCGAACACATGTGGGTGCTGGATTACGGCGTTACCATAGCGGAAGGAGCTCCCGAGGCCATCAAGTCCAACCCCAAGGTCATCGAGGCCTACCTGGGAGAGGAGGTCCACATCGATGCTTAA
- a CDS encoding branched-chain amino acid ABC transporter permease, with amino-acid sequence MNKSAIFLLNIAAVSVLGLFLWWAEGSLDGYKIQILNLIAVNIILALSLNLIYGFTGMFSLGHAGFMAIGAYVCSILILTPDQKDTMYILGGAYEWVQNAQAPFLAAVVAGGLVAAVFGFIVGFPLLRLGDDYLGIATLGFAEIVRVVATNVSGITNGSLGLKGIPAHANLWWNFGWCLVTLYVIVRLLKCNTGSVLKAIRDDEIAAKAMGVNVFRYKLLSFTVGSFFAGIGGALLASLVTTIDPKMFLFTLTFNVLMIVVTGGLGSLTGSVLAGVGITVLLEWLRVVENPISLGSFEVAGIPGMRMVVFSLALIVIILFRREGLMGMREFSWARLLGKKGER; translated from the coding sequence ATGAACAAGAGCGCCATATTCCTCCTCAATATCGCGGCCGTGTCGGTCTTGGGGCTTTTCCTTTGGTGGGCCGAAGGCTCCCTGGACGGCTATAAGATTCAGATACTGAACCTCATCGCGGTGAACATCATCCTGGCCCTGTCATTGAACCTCATCTACGGCTTCACCGGCATGTTCAGCCTTGGCCACGCCGGATTCATGGCCATCGGCGCCTATGTGTGCTCCATTTTGATCCTCACCCCGGATCAGAAGGACACCATGTACATCCTGGGCGGCGCTTACGAATGGGTGCAGAACGCCCAGGCCCCCTTCCTGGCCGCGGTTGTCGCGGGAGGCTTGGTGGCTGCGGTGTTCGGCTTCATCGTCGGGTTTCCGCTGCTTCGCCTTGGCGACGACTATCTGGGTATCGCCACTTTGGGCTTTGCCGAGATCGTGCGGGTAGTGGCTACCAACGTTTCCGGAATCACCAACGGCTCGCTTGGCCTCAAGGGCATACCGGCCCATGCCAACCTGTGGTGGAACTTCGGCTGGTGCCTGGTGACCCTCTACGTCATCGTGCGCCTTCTCAAGTGCAATACGGGAAGCGTGTTGAAGGCCATCCGCGACGACGAGATCGCGGCCAAGGCCATGGGCGTGAACGTCTTTCGCTATAAGCTGCTCTCCTTCACGGTGGGCTCCTTCTTCGCGGGCATTGGCGGAGCGCTTCTGGCAAGCCTGGTGACCACGATAGATCCCAAGATGTTCCTCTTTACCCTGACGTTCAACGTGCTCATGATCGTGGTCACGGGCGGACTGGGGTCGCTCACCGGCTCGGTTCTGGCGGGAGTGGGCATCACTGTGCTGCTGGAGTGGCTGCGTGTGGTGGAAAACCCCATCTCGCTTGGCAGCTTCGAAGTGGCCGGGATTCCCGGAATGCGCATGGTGGTGTTCTCGCTGGCGCTCATCGTCATCATCCTCTTCAGACGCGAGGGGCTCATGGGCATGCGCGAGTTCAGCTGGGCCAGGCTCCTTGGCAAGAAGGGGGAGCGGTAA
- a CDS encoding branched-chain amino acid ABC transporter permease produces MNVETFIQHALNSLTLGSLYALIAIGYTMVYGILRLINFAHSEIFMLGAYFVFWGVTLLALPWPLAIALSIAFTAGVGIMVDKVAYRPLRDAPRISALISSIGVSFFLQNVAIVFFQAIPRAVYRPEWMEQPFILGNVRILPITLFVPVLSVVLMLGLLYIVYRTKTGLGMRAISKDIETSYLMGVPVNRVIAITFGIGSALAAASGIMWALRYPQLQPIMGTIPGFKAFIAAVFGGIGSIHGAVVGGVILGFIEIMTVAFFPDLAGYRDAFAFVLLIVVLMIKPTGLFGARVEDKV; encoded by the coding sequence ATGAATGTCGAAACGTTCATCCAACACGCGCTCAACAGCCTGACCCTGGGCAGCCTCTATGCGCTCATCGCCATAGGCTACACCATGGTCTACGGCATCCTGCGCCTGATCAACTTCGCCCACAGCGAAATATTCATGCTGGGCGCCTATTTCGTCTTCTGGGGGGTGACCCTTCTGGCCCTGCCCTGGCCCCTGGCCATCGCCCTCTCCATCGCCTTCACGGCCGGGGTGGGCATCATGGTGGACAAGGTGGCCTACCGCCCCCTGCGCGACGCGCCCCGAATTTCCGCACTGATAAGCTCCATCGGTGTTTCATTCTTTTTGCAGAACGTGGCCATCGTGTTCTTTCAGGCTATACCCCGCGCGGTCTACCGCCCCGAGTGGATGGAGCAGCCCTTCATCCTGGGCAATGTGCGCATCCTGCCCATCACGCTTTTCGTTCCGGTGCTGTCGGTGGTTTTGATGCTCGGGCTGTTGTACATCGTCTACCGCACCAAGACGGGCCTTGGCATGCGGGCCATCAGCAAGGACATAGAGACAAGCTACCTCATGGGCGTGCCGGTCAACCGGGTCATCGCCATCACCTTCGGCATCGGCTCCGCCCTGGCTGCGGCCAGCGGCATCATGTGGGCGCTCCGGTATCCGCAGCTCCAGCCCATCATGGGAACCATCCCAGGTTTCAAGGCCTTCATCGCCGCCGTGTTCGGCGGCATCGGTTCCATCCACGGCGCGGTGGTGGGCGGCGTCATTCTGGGGTTCATCGAGATCATGACCGTGGCCTTCTTCCCGGATTTGGCCGGCTACCGCGACGCCTTCGCCTTTGTTCTGCTCATAGTGGTTCTTATGATTAAGCCGACGGGCCTGTTCGGAGCGAGAGTGGAGGACAAAGTATAA
- a CDS encoding ABC transporter substrate-binding protein yields the protein MKRIIALCMAMVFAFAGLAWSADDTVRIGVFLPLTGQNAFGGQLELEGVQLANKEVNTVLGKKVEIVTVDNKSDKVEAANAVKRLIEKDKVQAIIGTYGSSLAMAGGEVSEKAGIPQVGTSCTNPLVTAGKKYIFRVCFIDPLQGAGAATYAYKTLGLKKAAMLVDVANDYSVGLSNFFKKSFTKMGGQVVSTLNYQSGDQDFTAQLSKIISEKPDVLFIPSYFAEGAIIMKQAKELGATFKIMGGDAMDNPEITKIGGKAVEGFVQTTFPYDPSMKDMNATAKKFTEEWKRTFLSKEPNVNAALGYDAYMIIIDAIKRAGKAEPEAITKALAETKGFMGVTGSTTINETHDAVKPIGLIEIKDGKKVYVGEVAPEL from the coding sequence TGAAAAGGATTATTGCCCTGTGCATGGCCATGGTCTTCGCTTTTGCGGGTCTGGCCTGGTCCGCTGACGACACGGTTCGCATCGGCGTGTTCCTGCCCCTGACCGGGCAGAATGCCTTCGGTGGTCAGCTCGAGCTGGAAGGCGTGCAGTTGGCCAACAAGGAAGTGAACACCGTCCTTGGCAAGAAGGTCGAGATCGTCACTGTGGACAACAAGTCCGACAAGGTCGAAGCCGCCAACGCGGTCAAGCGCCTGATCGAGAAGGATAAGGTTCAGGCCATCATCGGTACCTACGGTTCCTCCCTGGCCATGGCCGGCGGAGAAGTGTCCGAAAAGGCCGGCATCCCCCAGGTGGGCACCAGCTGCACCAATCCCCTGGTGACCGCGGGCAAGAAGTACATCTTCCGCGTGTGTTTCATCGATCCCTTGCAGGGCGCCGGTGCGGCAACGTATGCCTACAAGACCCTTGGCCTGAAGAAGGCCGCCATGTTGGTCGACGTGGCCAACGACTATTCCGTGGGCCTGTCCAACTTCTTCAAGAAGTCCTTCACCAAGATGGGCGGTCAGGTGGTCTCCACCCTGAACTACCAGTCCGGCGACCAGGACTTCACCGCGCAGCTCTCCAAGATCATTTCCGAGAAGCCCGACGTCCTGTTCATCCCCTCCTACTTTGCTGAAGGCGCCATCATCATGAAGCAGGCCAAGGAGCTTGGCGCGACCTTCAAGATCATGGGGGGCGACGCCATGGACAACCCCGAGATCACCAAGATCGGCGGCAAGGCCGTGGAAGGCTTCGTGCAGACCACCTTCCCCTACGATCCTTCCATGAAGGACATGAACGCCACCGCCAAGAAGTTCACCGAGGAATGGAAGAGGACGTTCCTTTCAAAGGAACCCAACGTGAACGCCGCCCTGGGGTACGACGCCTACATGATCATCATCGACGCCATCAAGCGTGCCGGCAAGGCTGAACCTGAAGCTATCACCAAGGCCCTGGCCGAGACCAAGGGCTTCATGGGCGTGACCGGCTCCACCACCATCAACGAGACCCATGACGCGGTGAAGCCCATCGGTCTCATCGAGATCAAGGACGGCAAGAAGGTTTACGTGGGCGAAGTCGCTCCCGAGCTTTAG